One window from the genome of Schistocerca piceifrons isolate TAMUIC-IGC-003096 chromosome 8, iqSchPice1.1, whole genome shotgun sequence encodes:
- the LOC124712312 gene encoding anoctamin-6-like, producing the protein METAPTFSDGIRLIDMVLVYKNDENSRKPLIYRQKYEENLIKHGLQLEDEIAEENGLVFTKVHTPDAVLERYSESSGIKKPALLTNVEE; encoded by the exons ATGGAAACAGCACCAACTTTCAGTGATGGCATCCGTTTGATTGACATGGTTCTTGTGTACAAAAATGATGAGAATTCAAGAAAACCTCTCATTTATCGACAGAAATATGAAGAAAACTTAATAAAGCATGGATTACAGTTGGAAGATGAG ATTGCAGAAGAAAATGGCTTGGTGTTTACCAAAGTACACACACCTGATGCAGTGCTTGAAAGATATTCTGAGTCAAGTGGGATAAAGAAGCCAGCATTACTT ACTAATGTTGAAGAATAA